From the genome of Syntrophorhabdaceae bacterium:
CCTCAGGCTAAGCATGTCACAGACTGGCGGTCCTGTACGTCTCCTTTGCCTTTGTGTCTCGCCATGAAATCCAGGACAGTGCGGGCATAGTCCTCGGGTCGCTGCTCATATGTGTTGTGGCCGCATTTCGGAAAGACAGCCAGTTCTCCCTTTTGAAGGTGGCGGTACAAGGTAACCGACTGTTCTACGCGGAAGATCGCACTGCGGTCAGGATAGATTACCAGGGTGGGACAGGTGACCAACGGCAGGGCGGGACGGAGGTTAAAATATTCTACGCCGTACGCGCCGCCGTATTTGACAAATTGATTGTAATTGACCTCTGCCTTCTCTCCGTGCCATTCAACCATCTTTGTCTGCAGCCTGGGTTCCAGGTCTGTAAAATTTGCCGGAAATTTCATCTTGTTGAGTTCAATCATGGTCACTTCGCCGTAGCATTGGGTGCTGGCAACGGTCAGGGTCTTCACCTCCTGTGGATATTTGACTGCGTAGTCGACGCCGACAACGCCGCCTTCACATTGCCCCACAAGATGGCACTCCTTTATGCCGAGGATCTCTTTTAATGTCCTCAACTCCTCCACGCTCTCCGGCCGGTAGCGGTCAGTTTCATAAAAGACCTGGAAATCATCCCCCCGTTCCGACCTGCCGTAACCCCGGCGGTCGTATATGACCACCTTGTAACCCTGAGCTGTAAATCTCGGATGAATATCATTCCAGATCCTGGTACTGCCGAAACCATGATGCATGAGGATCATTGCCTCACCCTCGCCGTGGACCTCATAATAGACCTGGAGATTATTGATTTTCACAAATGGCATGGACAACTCCTTAGGTTTTTATTAATGACAAACTCGCCATTATTGTCCCGTAAATCGACCGGATTCTCAAGCAATATTTCACAACTTATCGGACAAAAGAAGCCGTAGATAGTATAAAGGAGCCGTAGATAGTATATCGTATATAGTATATCGTGAACTGCAAAAACACTCTTTTCCACTTACGTCTCACGAATTACGGTTATTCTCGCCGAACGCCGAACGCATTACGCCGAACGGGTTTATCAGAACCTCGATATACGAATTACGATATACGATATACGAATTCCCTTAGATGTCCAGTTGAAAATTTATCATGTCGCCGCGTTTGAACCCCATCTTGTCGAAAAACTGGAGGAGGTCCCAGTCTTTCCAGTGAACGAATACATAGATCGTGTCAACGCCGACCTTTTTAAACATTGAGTAAAGCTCTTTGAAAAGAAGCCGTGCAATCCCTTTCTTCTGGTACTCTTTCACAACGCCGATAGTATCGATCCACCCCACACTCTCAGGTATCCCGAATTCCCACCCGCTGGCGCTGCCAAGAATAAAACCAATGACCTTTCCGTTCACCTCTGCTGCCAGAGACGGGACGCCGGACGTCTCCGCGTGTTCGAGCCTGGTCTCCCAGTACTCCCTTCTCTTTTTACCCAAAAGAGAATAATCAATCTCGGTTACCGCATCAAGGTCTTTTATCGTTAAAATCCTCAATTTAACCGGTTCCATCAAATCCATAAACCCCTCCCCACCTTTGTATCCTTTTATGTTTTATTTGTGTTTTATCTGTATTTT
Proteins encoded in this window:
- a CDS encoding alpha/beta hydrolase, with the translated sequence MPFVKINNLQVYYEVHGEGEAMILMHHGFGSTRIWNDIHPRFTAQGYKVVIYDRRGYGRSERGDDFQVFYETDRYRPESVEELRTLKEILGIKECHLVGQCEGGVVGVDYAVKYPQEVKTLTVASTQCYGEVTMIELNKMKFPANFTDLEPRLQTKMVEWHGEKAEVNYNQFVKYGGAYGVEYFNLRPALPLVTCPTLVIYPDRSAIFRVEQSVTLYRHLQKGELAVFPKCGHNTYEQRPEDYARTVLDFMARHKGKGDVQDRQSVTCLA
- a CDS encoding GNAT family N-acetyltransferase, yielding MDLMEPVKLRILTIKDLDAVTEIDYSLLGKKRREYWETRLEHAETSGVPSLAAEVNGKVIGFILGSASGWEFGIPESVGWIDTIGVVKEYQKKGIARLLFKELYSMFKKVGVDTIYVFVHWKDWDLLQFFDKMGFKRGDMINFQLDI